The following proteins come from a genomic window of Paramicrobacterium humi:
- the mfd gene encoding transcription-repair coupling factor encodes MKLQGLTHALARDSSFATALSYSAQDADFSVTDGARLPLLAALVERRRAAGLPPAVLVVTATGRDSESIQQSLPSLLPDAEIVPFPAWETLPHERLSPSSEIVGKRIDALWRMSTWQGEKPLVIVASVRAALQPIAGDLTAIEPVTLRVGSRGHDLGAVTTALIDLAYTRVDLVSRRGEFAVRGGILDVFPTTAEHPVRVDFFGDEVDQIRPFSVADQRSSTETIESVSLLPARELLLSPSVRQRAAEMMPEFPNLSTMLEKIAQGIPVEGMESLAPALLERLVTIEHYLPAGTGVAVMSPERVANRAISLSETNREFLEAAWSAATAGAQTPIDLGSGEFISLSELKDAVKFSRPGETKAEQPWWTFSPFQQGPEVLPEELELEEIMAVRVAADAVPSFQGNVDGAIEHVDERRRADWTVLVAAQGQGLVERALDVLSERGIPARIVEEFPDEPDAGVVYLVHAVIESGFELPEIQLAVLGEAEFYGRAVGYDSRAVKKLATRRKNVVDPLQLKAGDHVVHQTHGIGRFVEMTKREVSSGGRHPVKTVREYLVLEYAPSKRGYPGDKLLVPTDQLDLLTRYVGGESPQLSKMGGSDWSQAKSRARKAVRDIAVELVKLYAARMASKGHAFGQDTPWQRELEDAFPFAETPDQLTTIDEVKRDMERPIPMDRLLSGDVGFGKTEVAVRAAFKAIQDGKQVAMLVPTTLLVKQHAETFQERFAGFPVHLRALSRFQTDKEAREVIDGLALGTVDMVIGTHRLLSDSVLFKDLGLVIVDEEQRFGVEHKDALKKLKTNVDVLAMSATPIPRTLEMAVTGIREMSTLATPPEERHPILSFVGPDNDKQVAAAIRRELLREGQVFFVHNRVSSINRVASHLAELVPEARIAIAHGKLSESTLEQVVVDFWERRFDVLVCTTIIETGLDIQNANTIIIDRADKYGLSQLHQLRGRVGRGRERAYAYFLYDGTKPLSETAQDRLETIAANNELGSGMQVALKDLEIRGAGNLLGGEQAGHIAGVGFDLYLRMIGEAVSTFRGDVAEGQTELRLELPVDAHIPEDYIDSERLRLEAYQKLSAAAAPTAADDQIGLVIDELTDRYGPLPERVAALVEVTKLRQRAQRSNLSDLVAMGSNLRLAPVDLPDSIQARLRRMYPKAKLLSQANALVVPMPQPNGEPMPDAELIQWVRQLLDAILPLKEREPATSTS; translated from the coding sequence GTGAAACTTCAGGGCCTCACCCATGCGCTCGCACGGGACTCCAGCTTCGCGACGGCCCTCAGCTACTCGGCGCAGGACGCCGACTTCTCGGTGACGGACGGTGCGCGGCTTCCGCTTCTCGCTGCGCTCGTCGAGCGGCGACGCGCCGCGGGCCTCCCGCCGGCGGTTCTCGTCGTCACAGCGACGGGTCGCGACTCGGAGAGCATTCAGCAGTCGCTGCCGAGCCTCCTTCCCGACGCGGAGATCGTGCCGTTTCCCGCGTGGGAGACGCTGCCGCACGAGCGGCTCAGCCCGAGCTCGGAGATCGTCGGCAAGCGCATCGACGCTCTCTGGCGCATGTCGACGTGGCAGGGTGAGAAGCCGCTCGTGATTGTCGCTTCGGTGCGTGCGGCGCTCCAGCCGATCGCCGGCGACCTCACCGCGATCGAACCCGTCACGCTTCGCGTGGGCAGCCGCGGCCACGACCTCGGCGCGGTGACGACCGCCCTCATCGACCTCGCCTACACGCGCGTCGACCTCGTCTCCCGGCGCGGGGAGTTCGCCGTGCGCGGCGGCATTCTCGACGTCTTCCCGACGACGGCGGAACACCCCGTGCGCGTCGACTTCTTCGGGGACGAGGTCGACCAGATCCGGCCGTTCTCCGTCGCCGACCAGCGCTCGAGCACCGAGACCATCGAGTCCGTCAGCCTCCTGCCTGCGCGGGAGCTGCTGCTCTCGCCGAGCGTCCGGCAGCGCGCCGCGGAGATGATGCCCGAGTTCCCGAACCTCTCGACGATGCTCGAGAAGATCGCGCAGGGAATCCCCGTCGAAGGGATGGAGTCGCTCGCACCGGCTCTGCTCGAGCGTCTCGTCACGATCGAGCACTACCTCCCGGCGGGCACGGGTGTGGCGGTCATGTCGCCTGAGCGCGTCGCCAACCGTGCGATCAGCCTTTCGGAGACGAACCGGGAGTTCCTCGAGGCCGCGTGGAGCGCGGCGACGGCCGGCGCCCAGACGCCCATCGATCTCGGGAGCGGCGAGTTCATCAGCCTGAGCGAGCTGAAGGACGCCGTCAAGTTCTCTCGACCGGGCGAGACGAAGGCAGAGCAGCCGTGGTGGACGTTCAGCCCCTTCCAGCAGGGGCCCGAGGTGCTGCCGGAAGAGCTCGAGCTCGAGGAGATCATGGCCGTGCGCGTCGCTGCCGACGCTGTGCCGAGCTTCCAGGGCAACGTCGACGGCGCCATCGAGCACGTCGACGAAAGACGGCGCGCCGACTGGACGGTCCTCGTGGCCGCGCAGGGGCAGGGCCTCGTCGAGCGCGCCCTCGACGTGCTGAGTGAGCGCGGCATTCCCGCGCGCATCGTCGAGGAATTCCCGGACGAGCCCGACGCGGGCGTCGTCTACCTCGTGCACGCCGTGATCGAGAGCGGCTTCGAGCTGCCGGAGATCCAGCTCGCCGTTCTCGGCGAGGCCGAGTTCTACGGCCGCGCGGTCGGCTATGATTCACGCGCCGTCAAGAAGCTCGCGACACGGCGCAAGAACGTCGTCGACCCGCTGCAGCTGAAGGCCGGCGACCACGTCGTGCACCAGACGCACGGCATCGGCCGGTTCGTTGAGATGACGAAGCGCGAAGTCTCGAGCGGCGGACGGCACCCGGTGAAGACGGTGCGCGAGTACCTCGTTCTCGAGTACGCGCCCTCGAAGCGCGGGTACCCGGGCGACAAGCTTCTCGTGCCGACCGACCAGCTCGACCTGCTCACGCGCTACGTAGGCGGCGAGTCCCCGCAGCTGTCGAAGATGGGCGGAAGCGACTGGTCTCAGGCCAAGAGTCGCGCACGGAAGGCCGTGCGCGACATCGCGGTCGAGCTCGTCAAGCTCTACGCCGCCCGCATGGCGTCGAAGGGCCACGCGTTCGGGCAGGACACGCCGTGGCAGCGCGAACTCGAGGACGCGTTCCCGTTCGCCGAGACGCCCGATCAGCTGACCACGATCGACGAAGTCAAGCGCGACATGGAGCGTCCGATCCCGATGGATCGCCTGCTGTCGGGCGATGTGGGCTTCGGCAAAACCGAAGTGGCCGTGCGCGCCGCGTTCAAGGCGATCCAGGACGGCAAGCAAGTCGCCATGCTCGTGCCCACGACGCTGCTCGTCAAGCAGCACGCCGAGACATTCCAGGAGCGCTTCGCCGGGTTCCCGGTGCACTTGCGCGCGCTCAGCCGTTTCCAGACCGACAAGGAAGCCCGCGAGGTCATCGACGGGCTCGCTCTCGGCACGGTCGACATGGTCATCGGAACCCACCGGCTGCTGTCCGACAGCGTGCTGTTCAAAGACCTCGGTCTCGTCATCGTCGACGAGGAGCAGCGATTCGGCGTCGAGCACAAGGACGCGCTGAAGAAGCTCAAGACGAACGTGGATGTGCTCGCGATGAGCGCGACGCCGATTCCGCGCACGCTCGAGATGGCTGTCACCGGAATCCGGGAGATGTCCACACTCGCGACGCCGCCCGAGGAGCGGCATCCGATTCTGAGTTTCGTCGGCCCCGACAACGACAAGCAAGTCGCCGCGGCGATCCGGCGGGAGCTGCTGCGCGAGGGGCAGGTGTTCTTCGTGCACAACCGCGTGTCGAGCATCAATCGCGTCGCCTCACACCTCGCCGAGCTCGTGCCCGAGGCGCGCATCGCCATCGCGCACGGCAAGCTCTCGGAGTCGACGCTCGAGCAGGTCGTCGTGGACTTCTGGGAGCGCCGGTTCGACGTGCTCGTGTGCACGACGATCATCGAGACGGGGCTTGACATCCAGAACGCGAACACGATCATCATCGATCGCGCCGACAAGTACGGGCTGAGCCAGCTGCACCAGCTTCGCGGGCGCGTCGGCCGCGGCCGGGAGCGCGCCTACGCGTACTTCCTCTACGACGGCACCAAGCCGCTCTCGGAGACTGCGCAGGACCGGCTCGAGACGATCGCGGCGAACAACGAGCTCGGCAGCGGAATGCAAGTGGCGCTCAAGGACCTCGAGATCCGCGGAGCGGGAAACCTGCTCGGCGGGGAGCAGGCCGGACACATCGCCGGCGTCGGCTTCGACCTGTACTTGCGGATGATCGGCGAGGCCGTGTCGACATTCCGCGGAGACGTCGCCGAAGGGCAGACCGAGCTGCGACTCGAGCTGCCCGTCGACGCGCACATCCCCGAGGACTACATCGACAGCGAGCGGCTGCGACTCGAGGCCTACCAGAAGCTCTCCGCGGCCGCGGCGCCGACTGCCGCCGACGACCAGATCGGGCTCGTCATCGACGAGCTCACCGACCGCTACGGGCCCCTGCCGGAGCGAGTCGCAGCGCTCGTCGAGGTGACGAAGCTGCGCCAGCGCGCACAGCGATCGAACCTCAGCGACCTCGTCGCGATGGGAAGCAATCTGCGGCTGGCGCCCGTGGACCTGCCCGACTCGATCCAAGCGCGCCTTCGGCGCATGTACCCGAAGGCCAAACTGCTGTCGCAGGCGAACGCCCTCGTGGTGCCCATGCCGCAGCCGAACGGCGAGCCCATGCCCGACGCCGAGCTCATCCAGTGGGTGCGACAGCTGCTCGACGCGATCCTCCCGCTGAAGGAGCGTGAGCCGGCGACCTCGACGAGCTGA
- a CDS encoding sigma-70 family RNA polymerase sigma factor, with protein sequence MLDRSNAQVVSHLDVAEAIARRFTGGYRDIDDLRQVAFLGLVKAARRFDPDRGDDFVSFAVPTITGELKRHLRDKGWMVRPPRRVQELRLRIAKSSDRLAQQLRRDPLPEDFAASLDVSRSQVREALDAGNSMRPVSLDSPTHDDGDPIGAFLADTGRLFDRADVRAMLAPALKRLAPRERHIVYLRFYREMTQQEISEVVGVTQMQVSRLLTRTLQELRAALSEASPVVSLRPVVDDRDGERRSA encoded by the coding sequence GTGCTGGACCGGTCGAACGCGCAAGTGGTCTCGCACCTGGACGTCGCGGAGGCGATCGCCCGCCGTTTCACGGGCGGCTACCGCGACATCGACGATCTCCGGCAGGTTGCGTTCCTCGGGCTGGTGAAGGCGGCGCGCCGCTTCGACCCTGACCGGGGCGATGACTTCGTGTCCTTCGCCGTGCCGACCATCACGGGTGAACTCAAGCGCCATTTGCGGGACAAGGGCTGGATGGTCCGCCCGCCGCGGCGAGTGCAGGAGCTTCGCCTGCGCATCGCGAAATCGAGCGACCGGCTCGCGCAGCAGCTGCGCCGGGACCCGCTACCCGAAGATTTCGCCGCGTCTCTCGACGTGAGTCGCTCCCAAGTGCGCGAAGCGCTCGACGCGGGAAACAGCATGCGTCCCGTTTCTCTCGACTCTCCGACGCACGACGACGGCGACCCGATCGGCGCGTTTCTCGCCGACACCGGCCGGCTGTTCGACCGGGCCGACGTGCGCGCGATGCTCGCTCCTGCTCTCAAGCGGCTCGCCCCGCGGGAGCGGCACATCGTGTACTTGCGCTTCTACCGTGAGATGACGCAGCAGGAGATCTCAGAGGTCGTCGGCGTCACCCAGATGCAGGTCTCGCGCCTTCTCACGCGCACTCTCCAGGAGCTCCGAGCCGCGCTGTCCGAGGCGAGCCCCGTGGTGTCACTCCGGCCGGTCGTCGACGACCGCGACGGCGAGCGCCGCAGCGCGTGA
- a CDS encoding glycosyltransferase family 9 protein, with the protein MTDAAPDAPELLVLRALKLGDLLVAVPAIHAVRRARPEHRLILAMPEWLRPIVELVGGVDALHPTPGLDELLPIAPGRIDTAINMHGNGPESRGVITALRARSVVSHDGDGPVWLDGILERRRWVRLVEAFGMPGDPDDVAIERPVVAAPVSGAAVVHVGAFYGSRRWPVSRFARVAEALASDGRQVVFTGSEAERPRALEVARRAGFSDESVLAGRMRLDEFAAEIADAELVVSADTGAAHLASAYGIPSVVLFGPAPPEEWGPPPGPHIVLTDASARRGETFSAEPDPALLAVTVADVLAAVADLPRQRR; encoded by the coding sequence CTCCGCGCCCTGAAGCTCGGTGACCTGCTCGTCGCCGTTCCCGCGATCCACGCCGTGCGGCGTGCGCGGCCGGAGCACCGGCTCATTCTCGCGATGCCGGAGTGGCTGCGACCGATCGTGGAGCTTGTCGGAGGAGTCGACGCGCTGCATCCGACACCGGGTCTCGACGAGCTCCTGCCGATCGCGCCGGGACGCATCGACACCGCCATCAACATGCACGGGAACGGACCGGAGAGTCGAGGCGTCATAACCGCGCTGCGCGCGCGCAGCGTCGTCTCGCACGACGGTGACGGCCCCGTCTGGCTCGACGGCATCCTCGAGAGGCGACGCTGGGTTCGCCTCGTCGAGGCGTTCGGGATGCCGGGCGACCCCGACGACGTCGCGATCGAGCGACCCGTCGTGGCCGCGCCCGTGAGCGGCGCCGCTGTCGTGCACGTCGGCGCGTTCTACGGTTCCCGCAGATGGCCGGTCTCCCGGTTCGCCCGGGTCGCGGAGGCTCTCGCGAGCGATGGTCGGCAGGTCGTCTTCACCGGCAGTGAGGCCGAGCGACCGCGCGCTCTCGAGGTCGCGCGGCGCGCCGGGTTCTCCGACGAGAGCGTGCTCGCGGGACGGATGCGCCTCGACGAGTTCGCCGCAGAGATCGCCGACGCCGAGCTCGTAGTCTCCGCCGACACGGGGGCGGCGCACCTCGCGTCCGCCTACGGCATCCCCTCGGTCGTGCTCTTCGGCCCCGCGCCGCCCGAGGAGTGGGGTCCGCCTCCCGGCCCGCACATCGTGCTGACCGACGCTTCCGCTCGGCGCGGTGAGACGTTCTCGGCCGAGCCTGACCCCGCGCTTCTCGCCGTCACGGTCGCCGACGTCCTCGCGGCTGTCGCGGATCTCCCGCGACAGCGTCGGTAG